The Peptoanaerobacter stomatis genome includes the window CATAGATAAGATGAATGACGATTTAAACACAGCAGATGCTATAACTGCTATATTTGATCTCGTAAAATTTGCAAATACGAATGTAAGTATAGATTCATCAAAAGTATTCGTACAACAAACTCTTGATATGTTAAACGAGCTTACAGGTGTACTCAACATAGCTATGGACAAAACAGATGAAGATGTCGATGTCGCAAAAATAGAAGAATTGATAGAACAAAGAAATATTGCAAAAAAATCAAAAGATTTTGCAAAAGCCGATGAAATAAGAGATGAACTTAAACAAATGGGTATAGAAATAAAAGACACAAGACAGGGGGTACAATGGTCGAGAATATAGGAGACCTTGCATTATCTCAAGATGATGTAAACTGTATCAATACGCTTGCACTTGCATATATAGGCGACTGCATATGGGAAATATATGTCAGAAATTATGTACTTGCAAAAAATAAATTTTCAAAAGTAAATAAACTGCATCTACTCTCAACAAAATACGTCAAAGCCAAAGCACAAGCAGATATGGTAAAAACTCTCAAAGAAAACAACATAATTGATGAAAATATGTGGGATATTGTGCTGAGAGGTAGAAACTCAGCCACAAATCCTCCAAAAAATGCCAATGTTCAGGAATATAACTATGCCACAGGTTTTGAGGCACTTATAGGTTATCTGTATATAAAGAAAAACTATTCAAAATTGGATGAAATAGCACAATTTTGTTTAAAATAATCTGAACCTTTAATTTCAAGGAGAACAATTTGAACAATCTATATAAATATAAAATCAATGACAACGTAAATATGATGTATATTGAAAACGACAAATTCAAAACCAATGTCGTAACAGTATACTTCAAAAGATCCTTAAAAAGAGAGGAAGTTACAAAAAATTCATTGCTTCCTTATGTCTTAAAATCATCTACAAAAACTTACAAGACACCATTAGAGCTTGATATTAAAATGCAGGAATTATACTCCAGCAGTGTATCCGCTTCGGTTGAAAAAATAGGCGAAAAACATATAATATCATTCACTCTGTCTTTGGTATCAGACAGATTTTTACCGGAGAACATAACACAAGACGCTTTAGAATTATTAAAAGAAATCATATTTATGCCAAACGTTGAAAATGAGAGTTTTATCAAACAGTATGTGGATATAGAAAAACAAGTCTTATCAGAAGATATAAAGGCTGAAATAAATAGCAAGGGAAAATATGCTTTTAATAAAGCTACTGAGCTTATGTTTGAAGATGAACCTTTTTCTATAAGGCAAGACGGATATTTACAAGATCTTGACAGTATAGACGAAAAAAATCTGTACGAATACTATCAAGAATTTATAAAAACATCTCCAATAGACATTGTAATCGCCGGTCAGTTC containing:
- a CDS encoding Mini-ribonuclease 3, whose protein sequence is MVENIGDLALSQDDVNCINTLALAYIGDCIWEIYVRNYVLAKNKFSKVNKLHLLSTKYVKAKAQADMVKTLKENNIIDENMWDIVLRGRNSATNPPKNANVQEYNYATGFEALIGYLYIKKNYSKLDEIAQFCLK